Below is a window of Candidatus Thermoplasmatota archaeon DNA.
ATATCGTGCAAGGATATAAACGAGATTGTAGAAGTGCTGTTTAGAGCTTGGAAAAACGATAGACATGTTTACATAATGGGCAATGGGGGCTCAGCGTCGACGGCAACTCATTTCATGTGCGATTTAATGAAAATGACTATTGTCGAAGGTAAAAAACGTGTTAAAGCAACAGCTCTTGTTGACAATATCCCTCTAGTAAGTGCACTCACAAACGATAACGGTTTTAGTGAAATTTATATTGAGCAATTGAAAAATGTGTTCAACAGAGGCGATGTTGTGATCGCAATAAGCGTTCATGGTGGCTCAGGCAGTGATAAAGCCGGGCTCTGGTCTCAGAATTTGCTTAAAGCGTTGCACTATGCAAAAGATAATAGCGGTGTAGCTATTGGATTAGCCGGTTTCGATGGTGGCGCTATGAAAAAATTAGCAGATTATTGTTTAGTTGTGCCCGCAAATTCTACGCCTCAAGTAGAATCGCTTCATGTAGCAATAACGCATTTGATATGTCTATGCCTGAAAAACAAAATCGAATCGGAAGAGTAAAAGCACTGTTCCTTGATAGAGACGGTGTGATAAACGAGTTGGTGTATTATGGTGATTTGGGCATAATAGATTCCCCTTTTACAGTAGAGCAGTTTAAACTTCTACCTAATGTTGCAAAAACACTAAGGATGGCAAATAAGCTCGGATTGAAAACTGTTATCGTTTCTAATCAACCTGGTGTGGCTAAAAAACATTTCTCGATTAAAACTTTAAGAGAAATGGATCGTAAAATGAAAATTGAGCTGGCGAAGGATGATGCACATATTGATGCTATATATTATTGCTTACATCATCCTGCAGGAAAAAACAGAAAGTATGCGATCAAATGTAACTGTAGAAAACCAAAACCAGGACTGATACTAAGAGCTGCCGATGAGTTAGGAATAGATTTGAAACACTCCTATATGATCGGTGATGAACTTACAGATATTAAGGCAGGCAAAACTGCTGGATGCAAAACAATTTTAATTGGCACACTAAAATGTCAATTTTGCAAAGAAATGGATAAAATAGGTGTTAGACCGGATTATATTGTTAAAGATTTATACGAAGGCATTAAATTTATAAAGAGGTTAGGAGATTACAAAGTGTGAGATAATGGAATTCTTCATTGATACGGCAAATATTGACGAAATAAGAAAAATAAAAGAGTGGGGCATAATTAGTGGTGTTACTACTAATCCTAAAATAATGTCTACAGAGAAAGAAAAAAATTATAGAAAGATAATTGAAGAAATCCTGCAGATAATAGACGGGCCCGTAAGTGTGGAAGTTACTACGAACGAATTTGATAAAATGATAGAAGAAGCAATGGAATATGCTAGCTGGCATAAGAATATTGTTATAAAAATTCCAATGAATGTTAATGGCGTAAAAGCCATGC
It encodes the following:
- a CDS encoding SIS domain-containing protein; translation: MDEKMNIEELIEKYFSEMKEVIDKISCKDINEIVEVLFRAWKNDRHVYIMGNGGSASTATHFMCDLMKMTIVEGKKRVKATALVDNIPLVSALTNDNGFSEIYIEQLKNVFNRGDVVIAISVHGGSGSDKAGLWSQNLLKALHYAKDNSGVAIGLAGFDGGAMKKLADYCLVVPANSTPQVESLHVAITHLICLCLKNKIESEE
- a CDS encoding HAD family hydrolase, producing the protein MPEKQNRIGRVKALFLDRDGVINELVYYGDLGIIDSPFTVEQFKLLPNVAKTLRMANKLGLKTVIVSNQPGVAKKHFSIKTLREMDRKMKIELAKDDAHIDAIYYCLHHPAGKNRKYAIKCNCRKPKPGLILRAADELGIDLKHSYMIGDELTDIKAGKTAGCKTILIGTLKCQFCKEMDKIGVRPDYIVKDLYEGIKFIKRLGDYKV